One Citrus sinensis cultivar Valencia sweet orange chromosome 5, DVS_A1.0, whole genome shotgun sequence genomic window, TCCAAGCTCATTAACCTAAGATTTTCCCAACTTAATAACGCTTTCTGGGTGAAAGATGCTTGTAAGGACAGGAGCACCTGTTACATCCCCAAAAGTGAATACGAATCTTAAACAATCTATAAGTCTCTGATATCTCTACTCAGTTTCTCGGACTGGACGCCGGTCTATTAATTTCTTCATAGTCACAGCTCCAACGTTACACAATTTACACAACAGAGCACACAGCTAGCATCATAAAACCTCCGAAATTTATTTCTCAACCCAAGGTGATAACAATGAGCTACATTATTCTTAAGTTCAGGATTCACActtcttaaaaattttgatgtcTCTCCACCTAGACTCCATGTAATAGCTTATATTAGCAGGAGCAGCATAAACTCCACATTTGAAATACAAGTCCCCTGGCCCTTTATCCTTAGTAGCAAATTTCTGAACACCATCAATAAAAACAGTTACCATCCCACCATCCACATCATGAATGATATTAAGCCGAAACCACTTGTCGTATAGGTCCGTCGCCACCAGATCAAAGCTGTAGTACCTCATGTCGCCATTATAGATCCTTAGGATCAACGTAGTAGCCCCGTGAGCTGCGCCGTGAATCTGAGCTATTGTAGCACCAGAGGTTCCGTTTGGCACAAAACCATACCCTTCAAATTGCCACACTCCTGACGAATAGTCCAGGCCCtgcagaaattcaaaatattaaagaacTTAATAGCACAGAGCCACATCTTTAATCTTCTTttagaaacaaacaaacaaacatatttgatattttgctGAATTTAATTAAGGTTACGCGTATGCGGATTTCTGTGCGCGGTTGGGTGAGGCTGTTGGGATCATGAGGCTTGTCATCAGCATAGACCCATAATTTATGCACCCCATTTTCATAGCTGTAACGTTCTTCCAGTGGTACATCATATGGTCTTTGCAGTTCCAAGTTTTCAGGTGTCAATGCGACGGGGCTGAAGCCATAAGTGGGATCGGCAGGAGCATAACACAGAATGGCTTTGAACTTGTTCAGCAAAACCACGAGAAGAACAAAAGGAAGCGTGTAGCTTTTGGGCTCAACCATTTTGGTCAGTCACTTTGCCTGGACTTGAGAAGCTCTGCGAAGCACTAGCTACCAGGCaagtaaatacatatatatagctCAAGTAACCAATTCTTCCAATCATGCCTTgctatgaaataataaatgttatcTTGTCCGCCTAATGTGTCAAGGTGACAACACTCCTTgctaaatacaaattttaggAAAGACCCacaactatttatttttttcctttagaaAAGTAGAACATTCAATTTTCCCTAGCCGCATTAAAATTTCGCGTCACGCTATTGGGCCTTATACACCTTGCGCCCGCCATCTTCTTTCATTGGGCCTGAGATccaataatattgttttttattgttaattttttgaataaatgagtcgcaaaaataaaaactaattaacttttaaatggGCTTTTAATCTGTGAACACAATCAACAGCTTATTAATTAACCTattcacaaaataattaataactgGATAGCTTTATTACTATTTCtaccaataataaattaataataataacaaacttcAATTATGTACAGTTAGGAGACCAAAGTCTTCAGCTTGAGTTCACCACACTCCAGTGACATTCCTTCGTCGGAGATCATGCGGTTGCCGGCGGCGAGGAGCGGCGGAGGTCTGGGCATCGCCGCCATGTCTTACATCTTAATAGACTACCTGCGCCACCTGTCTCCGGCATGGCACGCGCGCTTGCAGCCGGTGCTCTGGACCGTACTGGCTCTGATCGCCATCACACGTGTCCCCTATTACAGGCACTGGACCGCCGAGTTCCGGGCGGCAATTCCATTCGTGGGTtcaatgattttcatgctatctGCTCTTCTCTTCGAGGCTCTCTCCGTTCGCTTCGCTACTGCAGTGCTTGGCCTTGATTGGCACAGGTAACTGTGCTGTACATAAAGATATAAATCTTTTGTGGTTTGTTTGATTCTGCTGGtcagttttatattttaattctttttggATCTAATAATGTTGCGAGGCAGCCTCTATTGTAGAATGGAAGTGATGACCAAGGAActtatcattttgtttttccttaaTCATCTTTCAAAATCCATATTTACTGGTGAACTTAGCTCAAAAGTACTGATGACCAAGGAACTTAACATTTTCTTAATTGTCAAATCATTGTAGCTTTAATGTCCCTGTATTCATCACAAACCGTATGGAACATTTATGACTTTAAATCTGGTGTTGATTAATGTGTAATGTTCAAATGAATTATCTTCTGCATCTCTAGGTTTTTCTACTTCCCTTGAGTTGAGAGACAATACGTTTCAGTTTTTAGCTATTTCATCTTTGAGTATCACCAATGCTTTAAAAACAGGACTATTGATTGGCTTGGCAATGTGCAACAGTGATACAGATCCTCTGCCTGATACTGGTCAGTGGTTGCTCCTGGCATTAAATGAGAAACTTCCTGGAACAATAGTCCAAATATTGAGAGCTCGTATCATTGGGCTGCACCACTTTCTGATGTTGTTTATGATGCTGGCTTTCTCTGTACTATTTGACTCTGTAGAAGCTCCTGGCCTTGGGCTAGGTGCAAGGTATATGTTCACTATGGCAGTCGGCCGCCTCCTTCGGGCCATAACATTTGTATCTACCATTCTGCCATCAGCCCGGCCTTGGTGCGTTTCAGCAAGGTTTAGAGTCCCCGCGTACCCTCATTACTGGGCACAGAAATATTATGTGCCTTATGCTTCAGATGCCAGTGCTATTCGTCAGATTATAAATCAGGATATGGCTTATGGTATGTGTTGcttatcaaattcaatttgtgTTGTCTCCTTGGCTGTCTGGATTTAGTGTCTGAGTATCTTCATTTTTTGCTGGGAGTCTGGGACCCCAATTGGATGTGCTGCTGAGTGCTCGGTCAGCTTCTGTTTTGTGTTGATACTCTTTTGTTTTCCATTCGGCTCCTCTCCTTCATTTCTTCCAACTGAACATGGACTTAGGATTTAGGTAATGGATGATGTTCAATGGCCCTATACTGACCACTATAATTCAACTGATAAAAGCAAAATATTCTGATTATCAAGTGCTTGTGGCTCATGCCAGATGAAATAGATTCAAGATTCCTAACTGTCTTTTCTAGATAGACTAAACTTTACTGATGAAATATGACAGTACCTATCTTATATGAGGCATTTGTTCTTCAATATGATGTGCTATCCTAAATTCATATTAAGTTTGTCTCAATGACTGGAAGGGTCCTGTTAACACCTCTATTATCTTTTTCAGCTGATGTTGGTAATTATCCGAGTGACTATCGACTGGATTGGGGTTCAATGAGTTTCTTAATTGACTTCCTGCGACCGACTGCATCAGAAGGATCTTCATGGTTCAGTCTGCTGAAGAAAGCTGGTGGTGGCTGCAATGACCTTATATACAGTGGTCACATGCTTGTTGCTGTACTGACAGCTATGGCTTGGACGGTATTCATACAAATCCATTGCCAAGCAATGAGAATAAATGACTAATTACATACTCTTATCAGCCTTTGTTTCTTAAAATGATTGCAGGAGGCTTACGGAGGCTTTAGCTCGGCTCTCGTATGGCTGCTTGTAATGCACAGTGCCCAGAGAGAAGTTCGGGAACGCCACCACTACTCTGTGGACTGCATTGTGGCAATATACGTAGGCATCCTCCTCTGGAAGATGACAGGTTTTATCTGGCCACTCAAGGATGCATCCAAGAGTAAACGGCTCAACAAACTTGATAAAATCCAAAGTAGACTACTCCAAGCCGCTAAAGACTCGGACATGGACAAGGTAACCGAGCTTCTCAAAGAAGTTGAGCCAGGCGGTCAAGAAACCCAAAACAAAGGCCCCATCAAGGGCCTGTGGTTGTTTGCATGCgccataattttctttgcacTCACCATTGTTGTACTCGCCTTCACGTTGACGAGCgatggatgattttttttccgaTCTGGACATTGTTGTATTTCTATGTAGTGCAACATTTTGTTAACGGGGAaaggttttgatttttatgcTGCCAGAAATGGTGTTGGGAGTAAGACAATTTTAGCAGACAATTTTAGCGGCATAACAATTAACACGTTGATACAAAGGATGACTTGTAGCTGTATTATGTGACCTTTAGGTAGCTCCTTGGCTTTTTTTCTGTTGCTTGGGCTTCTTATTTGGATGATGATTGGATCCTTGAAATTATGTttgagttggactattggcacccctctcaTCTCctataaaatctcatttttagttatattcaaatatttttttttttaaatacacttttctaagttcttaattttcatttgatttgttttattattaaaactcaaagtattattgtgctatttttttatatttttaattttattattaatctacacacaaattaaaaagttatatgaGTGATAAGTTTTTTAGTGTTAATTATTGGCTGAAATAacacatatttcaaattataatttcaaagtaattttaagtataaaaatatttaatcaataagaaatcaaaagagaataatagattattttaaatttgtataatttattttagttaaatagGAAGtaacacatacacacacacacacacacatatatatatatattaaaaggattgattataaattaagtaatttgttggaaaaaaaatctttatgtgtttaatttttaattgtccttaattgttattttatttaaagtggggttttgtaagaaaaatgtAGGGATGCCAATAGCTCCACTCATtatgttcttatttatttttcaatatttattatgaatCCTTTTGTCAACTCCTTTTATGACCATTTTATCAGTTTTGTATATAAACATCTAAATCATGAAAAATAGTCATAGTTATgtttaaaggaaaaagtaaaagaaaaattagttgaaagaaaaattaattacattcaccagatgaatttcaaaataaaaatgccaCGTGGGATTAAAATTCTCCAAAAACAAAAGGCTGAACACTCTTTTgcaaggaaaaaagaaaaaaaaagttcagaAGCAGATATTCTTCAGAGCTTAAACGAGAGTCTTTTGCAACCGTCCGATATAAACACAACAGAAAATTTCCAACCATCTGACGACTCACAATACGCCGATCTAGTGAATTATCCTACTATCTGCCCAGCAAATTCATGCCGCGGTTATCTATGTCGCCTCCGCATTGCACCTACCAAATAAACAGATTCTTTTTCCCCTCCAAACCTGTTGCTCTCTGTCGATTACATCCAAAATACAGagctaaaatatttattttaggaaaAAGTTTGACAGTCAATTGCAATGGCGATTTCTTTGACGGCGTCTACAATTCCTTCATTAAATGCAAAAGTGTCCGCTAGCAGTTCATCAAAACTCTCTCGGCTGTCTTCTCTGCAATTCCCCGTGCAGTTGCGCCGCCTTCGAATTTCTAACGGCTCGAGAACTTCATCTTCCTCCAAACGTCGCTTACTGCCAGTGGTACTCTTTGATTGTTCTTTGTTTTGagtagtttttaattaatatttgtttacGAGTTccttaattgaaataattactTTCGGTAGGTTGAAGCGAAGAAGCAAACATTTTCGTCACTTGATGATTTGCTGCAGAAATCTGACAAGCCTGTGTTGGTTGACTTCTATGCCACCTGGTAATTTTCATCCTTCGCtcaagaaaattttaacattgtaTAATGAACATCAAGTTGATTACTTAGGctatattttttacttaattttaataacaaagtAGCTAAATTGTTTGGTGAGCATTCTTTTTACGACAGCTAATGTTGATTGCCTAGCCACTTGCCTATACTTGTCAGCCAGTAATTTCATTCC contains:
- the LOC102613158 gene encoding citrate-binding protein-like, with the protein product MVEPKSYTLPFVLLVVLLNKFKAILCYAPADPTYGFSPVALTPENLELQRPYDVPLEERYSYENGVHKLWVYADDKPHDPNSLTQPRTEIRIRGLDYSSGVWQFEGYGFVPNGTSGATIAQIHGAAHGATTLILRIYNGDMRYYSFDLVATDLYDKWFRLNIIHDVDGGMVTVFIDGVQKFATKDKGPGDLYFKCGVYAAPANISYYMESRWRDIKIFKKCES
- the LOC102617364 gene encoding protein PHLOEM UNLOADING MODULATOR, producing the protein MRLPAARSGGGLGIAAMSYILIDYLRHLSPAWHARLQPVLWTVLALIAITRVPYYRHWTAEFRAAIPFVGSMIFMLSALLFEALSVRFATAVLGLDWHSDTDPLPDTGQWLLLALNEKLPGTIVQILRARIIGLHHFLMLFMMLAFSVLFDSVEAPGLGLGARYMFTMAVGRLLRAITFVSTILPSARPWCVSARFRVPAYPHYWAQKYYVPYASDASAIRQIINQDMAYADVGNYPSDYRLDWGSMSFLIDFLRPTASEGSSWFSLLKKAGGGCNDLIYSGHMLVAVLTAMAWTEAYGGFSSALVWLLVMHSAQREVRERHHYSVDCIVAIYVGILLWKMTGFIWPLKDASKSKRLNKLDKIQSRLLQAAKDSDMDKVTELLKEVEPGGQETQNKGPIKGLWLFACAIIFFALTIVVLAFTLTSDG
- the LOC102617660 gene encoding thioredoxin Y1, chloroplastic, with product MAISLTASTIPSLNAKVSASSSSKLSRLSSLQFPVQLRRLRISNGSRTSSSSKRRLLPVVEAKKQTFSSLDDLLQKSDKPVLVDFYATWCGPCQYMAPILNEVGAALKDKIQVVKIDTEKYPQIADTYRIEALPTFILFKDGKPSDRFEGAFTKDQLIQRIENSLSVKQ